A region from the Planctomycetota bacterium genome encodes:
- a CDS encoding acyl-CoA dehydrogenase — translation MTTAGADHRLVEALAARAGRTAAVGPWDSGSLAALATAGTLGEFVPVAHGGAGAGEGRRLDLLATVAEQCLTTALVLSQWAAAVRLVEGADDAVRTRELPALARGERFTTIGISQLTTSRRHLGRAAVRASSGVGGWRLDGECPWVSGADRADTLVTGALDADGVPRFFLVDTAAPGVRIDPPMELLALSGSRTTTVGLAAVSPSAVLEAPPGGPRAGGLATIALALGTARAAVAMVAREAADRAELSPIAAALGAEATAIGAELARAAETGIGPEARDALRTRATGLALRATQAALTAAKGAGFVVGHPAERLVREACFFLVWSCPPAVAGSVLCTLAGISGPA, via the coding sequence TTGACCACTGCCGGCGCCGACCACCGTCTCGTCGAAGCCCTCGCCGCACGCGCCGGACGGACCGCCGCGGTCGGGCCATGGGACAGCGGCAGCCTCGCCGCCCTGGCGACGGCGGGAACACTCGGGGAGTTCGTCCCGGTCGCGCACGGGGGTGCCGGCGCGGGTGAAGGCCGCCGGCTCGACCTCCTCGCCACCGTCGCCGAGCAGTGCCTGACGACGGCGCTGGTGCTGTCGCAGTGGGCCGCCGCCGTCCGTCTCGTCGAGGGCGCCGACGACGCGGTGCGCACCCGCGAGTTGCCGGCGCTCGCCCGCGGAGAGCGGTTCACGACGATCGGGATCTCCCAGCTCACGACCAGCCGTCGGCATCTCGGCCGGGCCGCGGTCCGGGCCAGCAGCGGCGTCGGCGGCTGGCGCCTCGACGGCGAGTGCCCATGGGTCAGTGGCGCCGACCGCGCTGACACGCTCGTCACCGGCGCCCTCGACGCCGACGGCGTGCCCCGGTTCTTTCTCGTCGACACCGCGGCCCCCGGGGTGCGGATCGACCCGCCAATGGAACTACTGGCGCTGTCAGGGAGCCGGACGACGACCGTCGGCCTGGCGGCGGTCAGCCCGTCGGCCGTGCTCGAGGCCCCGCCCGGCGGCCCGCGCGCCGGCGGCTTGGCGACGATCGCGCTGGCGCTGGGGACGGCACGGGCGGCGGTGGCGATGGTGGCGCGGGAGGCGGCCGACCGCGCCGAACTTTCCCCGATCGCCGCGGCGCTCGGCGCGGAGGCCACGGCAATCGGTGCCGAGCTCGCCCGCGCCGCCGAGACGGGGATCGGCCCGGAGGCCCGCGATGCCCTGCGAACCAGGGCCACCGGCCTGGCGCTGCGGGCGACGCAGGCGGCGCTGACGGCCGCCAAGGGAGCCGGATTCGTCGTCGGTCATCCCGCCGAACGCCTCGTCCGTGAGGCCTGTTTCTTCCTCGTGTGGAGTTGCCCTCCGGCGGTCGCCGGAAGCGTGCTGTGCACGCTCGCGGGTATTTCCGGACCCGCCTGA
- a CDS encoding DUF1501 domain-containing protein codes for MGQHPVIDRRSILQVGCLGGLGLSLGNFFRLQAARADAKAFSHFEGTARSVIQIWLPGGWAQQETFDPKPLAPVEYRGDMKAIDTALAGVQFNELLSKTGAIADRLTVVRSMTHGEAAHERGTHNMFTGYRPSPALTFPSLGSVVSHELGPRAALPPYVCIPRVPAPDAGAGYLGSGYGPFSIGSDPADDSFKVRDLALPSGVDAPRFATRQRLRDVVGRHFQRLEESAENLAAMDAFYQRAYDLVSSADARAAFDIAAEPAAMRDRYGRNQAGQRMLLARRLVEAGVRFVTLSYGGWDMHQKIRDNMTRTLPPFDQAFAALITDLEQRGLLASTLVMVSSEFGRTPKINNDAGRDHWPKVFSVVLAGGGIRAGQVYGSSDAIAAEPADRALSIEDLATTVYHCLGIVAEKELMAPGNRPIEIVDGGSVRKDLLA; via the coding sequence ATGGGCCAGCATCCGGTCATCGATCGTCGGTCGATTCTCCAGGTCGGCTGCCTCGGAGGATTGGGTCTGTCGCTGGGCAACTTCTTCCGGCTCCAGGCCGCGCGGGCCGACGCCAAGGCGTTCAGCCACTTCGAGGGCACCGCGCGGAGCGTGATCCAGATCTGGCTACCGGGAGGCTGGGCCCAGCAGGAGACGTTCGACCCCAAGCCCCTCGCCCCGGTCGAATACCGGGGTGACATGAAGGCGATCGACACGGCGCTGGCCGGCGTGCAGTTCAACGAACTGCTCTCCAAGACCGGTGCGATCGCCGACCGGCTCACGGTCGTCCGCTCGATGACCCACGGCGAGGCGGCCCACGAGCGCGGCACCCACAACATGTTCACGGGCTACCGCCCGAGCCCGGCGCTCACGTTCCCGAGCCTCGGCAGCGTGGTGTCGCACGAGCTCGGGCCGCGTGCCGCCCTGCCCCCCTACGTCTGCATCCCGCGGGTCCCCGCGCCCGACGCCGGCGCCGGCTACCTCGGCAGCGGCTACGGTCCGTTCTCGATCGGCTCCGACCCGGCAGACGATTCGTTCAAGGTCCGCGATCTGGCGCTCCCCTCCGGCGTCGATGCCCCCCGGTTCGCCACCCGGCAGCGGCTCCGCGACGTCGTCGGCCGGCACTTCCAGCGGCTCGAGGAGTCGGCCGAGAACCTCGCGGCGATGGATGCCTTCTACCAACGGGCCTACGACCTTGTCAGTTCGGCGGACGCCCGGGCGGCGTTCGACATCGCCGCCGAGCCGGCCGCGATGCGCGACCGGTACGGCCGCAACCAGGCGGGACAGCGGATGCTGCTCGCCCGCCGGCTGGTCGAGGCCGGTGTCCGCTTCGTGACGCTGTCGTACGGCGGCTGGGACATGCACCAGAAGATCCGCGACAACATGACGCGCACGCTGCCCCCGTTCGATCAGGCGTTCGCCGCCCTGATCACCGACCTCGAGCAGCGCGGCCTCCTGGCATCGACGCTGGTGATGGTGTCGAGCGAATTCGGCCGGACCCCGAAGATCAACAACGACGCCGGCCGCGACCACTGGCCCAAGGTGTTCAGCGTCGTGCTGGCCGGCGGCGGGATCCGCGCCGGGCAGGTGTATGGCAGTTCCGACGCGATCGCCGCCGAGCCGGCCGACCGCGCCCTGTCGATCGAGGATCTGGCGACGACCGTCTACCACTGCCTGGGAATCGTCGCCGAGAAGGAACTGATGGCCCCCGGCAACCGTCCGATCGAGATCGTCGACGGCGGCAGCGTGCGCAAGGATCTCCTCGCCTGA
- a CDS encoding glycosyltransferase family 9 protein has product MPAPRSIVIVKLSAIGDVIHGIPVAVALKRAFPQATIGWAVEGRAADVLAGHPAVDHLFRLPRGWSRSPGAVWRLRRDLRAFRPDVTIDLQGLLKSALAAWLSGAPMRIAPAPPEGRERSWLLATHRVSSSATHVIERACDLLAPLGIRAAGQTFDMPRWPVSQQRIERWFTDEGLAAAPVLVNPGAGWPSKLWPEERFAAVARGLAAGHGVPVVVTWAGPGERAAAERIVAAAGGAARLAPPTTLQDLGELCRRARLMISSDTGPLHLAAAVGTPCVGLFGPVPAARNGPYGAGHAVVEPPAALRPAWPDRKTDSRSMAGIDAEAVLAAAGALVTRAAAA; this is encoded by the coding sequence ATGCCCGCGCCCCGCTCGATCGTCATCGTCAAGCTGTCGGCCATCGGCGACGTGATCCACGGGATCCCGGTCGCGGTGGCGCTGAAGCGGGCGTTTCCCCAGGCGACGATCGGCTGGGCCGTCGAGGGACGGGCGGCCGACGTCCTCGCCGGGCACCCGGCGGTCGACCACCTGTTCCGCCTGCCGCGGGGCTGGTCGCGGTCGCCTGGCGCCGTGTGGCGGCTGCGCCGCGACCTGCGTGCCTTCCGCCCCGACGTGACGATCGACCTCCAGGGGCTGCTCAAAAGCGCGCTGGCCGCGTGGCTGTCGGGAGCGCCGATGCGGATCGCGCCGGCGCCCCCCGAGGGACGGGAGCGCTCCTGGCTCCTGGCCACCCACCGCGTATCATCGTCCGCCACGCATGTCATCGAGCGCGCGTGCGACCTGCTCGCCCCGCTCGGCATCCGCGCCGCGGGCCAGACGTTCGACATGCCGCGCTGGCCGGTGAGCCAGCAACGGATCGAACGCTGGTTCACCGACGAAGGGCTGGCCGCCGCGCCGGTGCTCGTCAATCCCGGCGCCGGCTGGCCATCGAAGCTCTGGCCCGAGGAGCGGTTCGCGGCGGTCGCCCGCGGCCTCGCGGCGGGCCATGGCGTGCCGGTGGTCGTCACGTGGGCGGGCCCGGGGGAGCGGGCAGCCGCCGAACGGATCGTCGCCGCCGCTGGCGGCGCGGCCCGCCTCGCGCCGCCGACGACGCTCCAGGATCTCGGCGAGCTGTGCCGCCGGGCCCGGTTGATGATCTCGAGCGACACCGGCCCGCTGCACCTGGCGGCCGCCGTCGGCACGCCGTGCGTGGGCCTGTTCGGACCGGTCCCGGCGGCCCGCAACGGCCCCTACGGCGCCGGGCACGCGGTCGTCGAACCCCCCGCCGCATTGCGGCCGGCGTGGCCCGACCGCAAGACCGACAGCCGCTCGATGGCGGGAATCGACGCCGAGGCGGTGCTCGCCGCCGCCGGGGCGCTCGTAACGCGTGCGGCGGCGGCCTGA
- a CDS encoding glycosyltransferase family 1 protein — MSPERLYDKCLALARNLWWSWHPEVGNMFREIDPVRWRQLDHNPIALLAEFTPERLESRAAELVLYSRINQAYRRLKEYLAAGNTWSTIHAGVLGSKPVVYFSAEFGVHESIPIYSGGLGVLSGDHIKSASGLGIPLLAVGLFYDQGYFKQYLDIDGYQHEEYLQNRVDNLPIEPALGADGQPIQVTIDTRSGPIHAKVWKLAVGRVDLYLLDSNVEGNKPEDRQLTARLYGGDNRVRIRQELVLGIGGVRAVRALGIVPGVYHLNEGHSCFAMLEAVRGRVERDGYSFDEAIRQVARQTVFTTHTPVPAGHDRFDGNLVEEHLGPMRDALGISHEQLMGMGRVDPHNHGEPFCMTVLGLKLSRRANAVSALHGHVSRKMWAPLWPLRVEEEVPIGHITNGVHVPSWLSWQMLQLYDRLFPANWFRRMGEPDVWQRIHDCDPGELWETHYALKNLLLQFVRRRVARQCRRRGECDEAVEKARTALDPNVLTIGFARRFATYKRADLVLSDLDRLIELINDPDRPLQIIFAGKAHPADEPGKNLIRRIANLRHDSRTHGRIVFVEDYDINVCRHLIQGVDVWLNNPRRPLEASGTSGQKVVLNSGLNCSILDGWWAEAYDGRNGFAIGRGETHAHDEITDRRDADALFEVLRTEVIPTFYDRDVDGLPRAWIKMMMNSIASLAWRFSSHRMVMDYARSCYVPAAGGVSCDMASR; from the coding sequence ATGTCTCCCGAGCGGCTGTACGACAAATGCCTCGCCCTGGCCCGCAACCTGTGGTGGAGCTGGCATCCCGAGGTCGGCAACATGTTTCGGGAGATCGACCCGGTCCGCTGGCGCCAGCTCGACCACAACCCGATCGCGTTGCTGGCCGAATTCACGCCGGAGCGGCTCGAATCGCGGGCGGCAGAGCTGGTCCTCTACAGCCGCATCAACCAAGCGTACCGGCGACTCAAGGAATACCTCGCGGCCGGCAACACCTGGAGCACGATCCACGCCGGCGTGCTCGGTTCGAAGCCGGTGGTCTATTTTTCGGCCGAATTCGGCGTCCACGAGTCGATCCCGATCTACTCCGGCGGCCTCGGAGTGCTGTCGGGTGACCACATCAAAAGTGCCAGCGGCCTGGGCATCCCGCTGCTGGCCGTCGGGCTGTTCTACGACCAGGGCTATTTCAAGCAGTACCTCGACATCGACGGTTACCAGCACGAGGAGTACCTGCAGAACCGCGTCGACAATCTGCCGATCGAGCCGGCGCTCGGCGCCGACGGGCAGCCGATCCAGGTGACGATCGACACCCGCTCCGGGCCGATCCACGCCAAGGTCTGGAAGCTCGCGGTCGGCCGTGTCGACCTGTACCTCCTCGATTCGAACGTCGAAGGCAACAAACCAGAGGACCGGCAACTCACCGCCCGCCTGTACGGTGGCGATAACCGCGTCCGCATCCGCCAGGAGCTCGTCCTCGGCATCGGTGGCGTCCGCGCTGTACGGGCCTTGGGGATCGTGCCCGGCGTCTACCACCTTAACGAGGGTCATTCCTGCTTCGCGATGCTCGAGGCAGTCCGCGGCCGCGTCGAGCGCGACGGCTATTCGTTCGACGAGGCGATCCGCCAGGTGGCCCGGCAGACGGTGTTCACCACCCACACACCCGTGCCGGCGGGCCACGACCGGTTCGACGGCAATCTCGTCGAAGAGCACCTCGGGCCGATGCGCGACGCCTTGGGGATCTCCCACGAGCAGTTGATGGGGATGGGACGGGTCGACCCGCACAACCACGGCGAGCCGTTCTGCATGACGGTCCTCGGGCTGAAGCTCTCGCGCCGTGCCAACGCCGTCAGCGCCCTCCACGGCCATGTCAGCCGCAAGATGTGGGCCCCGCTGTGGCCGCTGCGGGTCGAGGAAGAGGTGCCGATCGGCCACATCACCAACGGCGTCCACGTGCCGAGCTGGCTGAGCTGGCAGATGCTCCAGCTCTACGACCGGCTGTTTCCCGCCAACTGGTTCCGGCGGATGGGTGAGCCGGATGTCTGGCAGCGGATCCACGACTGCGACCCGGGTGAGTTGTGGGAGACCCACTACGCGCTCAAGAACCTCCTCCTCCAATTCGTCCGCCGCCGGGTCGCCCGGCAGTGCCGGCGGCGCGGCGAGTGCGACGAGGCGGTGGAGAAGGCGCGGACGGCGCTCGACCCCAACGTGCTCACGATCGGCTTCGCACGCCGGTTCGCGACCTACAAGCGGGCCGACCTCGTGCTCTCCGACCTCGACCGGCTGATCGAGCTGATCAACGACCCCGACCGGCCGCTGCAGATCATCTTCGCCGGCAAGGCCCATCCGGCCGACGAGCCGGGGAAGAACCTGATCCGCCGGATCGCCAACCTCCGCCACGATTCGCGAACCCATGGGCGGATCGTGTTCGTCGAGGATTACGACATCAACGTCTGCCGCCACCTCATCCAGGGTGTCGACGTTTGGCTCAACAACCCGCGGCGGCCGCTCGAGGCCTCGGGCACCAGCGGCCAGAAGGTGGTCCTCAACAGCGGCCTCAACTGCTCGATCCTCGACGGCTGGTGGGCCGAGGCCTACGACGGCCGCAACGGGTTCGCGATCGGGCGCGGTGAGACCCACGCCCACGACGAGATCACCGACCGGCGCGACGCCGACGCGCTGTTCGAGGTGCTGCGGACCGAGGTGATCCCGACGTTCTACGACCGCGACGTCGACGGCCTGCCGCGGGCCTGGATCAAGATGATGATGAACTCGATCGCCTCGCTGGCCTGGCGCTTCAGTTCCCACCGGATGGTGATGGATTACGCCCGGTCATGCTACGTGCCGGCCGCCGGCGGCGTGTCGTGTGACATGGCCAGCCGCTGA
- a CDS encoding DUF1549 domain-containing protein, giving the protein MNRPTPVHRRTRLVGAALAAAVLAGPAIATDGDAVVGLTAYPPTVRLDSARDSQRLVVVETLADGRTRDVTDRAAATIADGRLALLAPTAGGIVVTPRADGTGTVRITHGERSVDVALEVISASSDPPLSFRLDVMPVFARGGCNMGSCHGAARGKDGFRLSLFGFDPAGDYHRITRELPGRRIDLAEPEESLLVRKAVGTAPHTGGKRFAPDSALAATLVRWIAAGAPDDPAAVPALVGLDLYPPAALLEGAGAGQQLVAVARFADGTDRDVTDLVWYGSNNDRTAKVTVDGRVASGDRGEAFVMARYDSITVGVPMVVIPTGLGPIVPSDPGAGPRGWIDELVDTKLAALRIDASPLCDDATFLRRAMLDTVGLLPSTTEREAFLADTSADKRARLVERLLDRPEFIDLWAMKWADILQIRSQNNVVSPKGALRYHEWLRRRIAAGQPIDAMVRDLVTASGGTFENPPTNYFQLERNTLKLSENVAQAFLGMRIQCAQCHNHPFDRWTMDDYYGFAAFFAQIGRKRGADPRETIVFDAGSGDVKHPVTGKNVEPKFLGGEAPRVADRDRREALAAWITSADNPYFARHVANLAWSHCFGRGIVHEPDDARVSNPPANGPLLDELGRRFAASGWDFRGLIRDIMASDAYQRACEPTASNAGDTTDFSHAGVRRIRAEVLLDVLAQVTETRTKFPGQAPEGRAVQVADGRTTNYFLTTFGRATREDVCTCAVRMDPSLSQALHLLNGDAAHDRIAQGKVVPRLLAEGMTPTAVLDDLFLRCYCRLPTERERQETIALVLQSPDPRQALDDVFWALLNSPEFVFNH; this is encoded by the coding sequence ATGAACCGCCCCACGCCCGTTCACCGCCGCACCCGATTGGTCGGCGCCGCGCTCGCAGCGGCGGTTCTCGCCGGACCGGCAATCGCGACCGACGGCGACGCCGTCGTCGGCCTCACCGCCTACCCGCCGACGGTGCGACTCGACTCGGCCCGCGATTCGCAACGCCTCGTCGTCGTCGAGACCCTGGCCGACGGCCGCACGCGCGACGTCACCGACCGGGCCGCGGCGACGATCGCCGACGGGCGCCTCGCCCTCCTCGCGCCGACCGCCGGTGGGATCGTCGTCACCCCCCGCGCCGACGGCACGGGGACGGTGCGGATCACCCATGGCGAGCGGAGTGTCGACGTGGCGCTGGAGGTGATCTCCGCGTCGTCTGATCCGCCGCTGTCGTTCCGCCTCGACGTGATGCCGGTGTTCGCGCGTGGCGGCTGCAACATGGGGAGCTGCCACGGTGCCGCCCGGGGCAAAGACGGGTTCCGGCTCAGCCTGTTCGGCTTCGATCCGGCCGGCGACTACCACCGGATCACACGGGAGCTGCCCGGCCGGCGGATCGACCTTGCCGAGCCGGAGGAAAGCCTGCTGGTCCGCAAGGCGGTCGGCACGGCGCCGCACACCGGCGGCAAACGCTTCGCCCCGGACAGCGCCCTGGCCGCGACGCTCGTGCGCTGGATCGCCGCCGGGGCCCCGGACGATCCGGCCGCGGTGCCGGCGCTGGTGGGGCTCGACCTCTACCCGCCGGCGGCGCTCCTCGAGGGCGCCGGAGCCGGGCAGCAGCTCGTCGCCGTCGCCCGGTTCGCCGACGGCACCGACCGCGACGTCACCGATCTGGTGTGGTACGGGTCGAACAACGACCGGACCGCGAAGGTCACCGTCGACGGCCGCGTCGCCAGCGGCGACCGTGGCGAGGCGTTCGTGATGGCGCGCTACGACTCGATCACGGTCGGTGTGCCGATGGTGGTGATCCCGACCGGGCTCGGACCGATCGTGCCGTCAGACCCCGGCGCGGGGCCGCGCGGCTGGATCGACGAACTGGTCGATACCAAGCTCGCCGCCCTGCGGATCGACGCCTCGCCGCTGTGCGACGACGCCACGTTCCTCCGCCGGGCGATGCTCGACACCGTCGGCCTCCTCCCGTCGACGACGGAGCGCGAGGCGTTTCTCGCCGACACCTCGGCCGACAAGCGGGCCCGCCTGGTGGAGCGGCTCCTCGACCGCCCCGAGTTCATCGATCTGTGGGCGATGAAGTGGGCCGACATCCTCCAGATCCGCTCGCAGAACAACGTCGTCAGTCCCAAGGGGGCCCTCCGCTACCACGAGTGGCTGCGGCGGCGGATCGCCGCCGGCCAGCCGATCGACGCGATGGTCCGCGACCTCGTCACCGCGTCGGGAGGGACGTTCGAAAATCCGCCGACCAACTACTTCCAGCTCGAGCGCAACACGCTCAAGCTGTCGGAGAACGTCGCCCAGGCGTTCCTCGGGATGCGGATCCAGTGCGCCCAGTGCCACAACCATCCGTTCGACCGCTGGACGATGGACGACTACTACGGCTTTGCGGCGTTCTTCGCGCAGATCGGCCGCAAGCGCGGCGCCGACCCGCGCGAGACGATCGTCTTCGACGCGGGCTCGGGAGACGTCAAGCATCCGGTGACCGGCAAGAACGTCGAGCCGAAGTTCCTCGGCGGCGAGGCGCCGCGCGTCGCCGACCGCGACCGGCGCGAGGCGCTGGCGGCATGGATCACTTCGGCCGACAACCCCTACTTCGCCCGCCACGTCGCCAACCTCGCCTGGAGCCACTGCTTTGGCCGTGGGATCGTCCACGAGCCCGACGACGCCCGGGTCAGCAATCCCCCCGCCAACGGACCGCTCCTCGACGAGCTGGGCCGCCGGTTCGCCGCCTCGGGCTGGGACTTCCGCGGGCTGATCCGCGACATCATGGCCTCGGACGCCTACCAGCGCGCCTGCGAACCGACGGCGTCGAATGCCGGCGACACCACCGATTTCTCCCATGCCGGCGTCCGCCGGATCCGCGCCGAGGTGCTCCTCGACGTGCTCGCGCAGGTCACGGAGACGCGCACCAAGTTCCCTGGCCAGGCCCCCGAGGGGCGTGCCGTGCAGGTCGCCGACGGGCGCACGACCAATTACTTCCTCACGACGTTCGGTCGGGCGACGCGCGAGGATGTCTGCACCTGCGCGGTGCGGATGGATCCGAGCCTGTCGCAGGCGCTCCATCTCCTCAACGGCGACGCCGCCCACGATCGGATCGCCCAGGGCAAGGTCGTGCCCCGGCTGCTCGCCGAGGGGATGACGCCGACGGCCGTGCTCGACGACCTGTTCCTGCGCTGCTACTGCCGGCTCCCCACCGAACGGGAGCGTCAGGAGACGATCGCACTGGTGCTGCAGTCACCCGACCCCCGCCAGGCGCTCGACGACGTCTTCTGGGCGCTGCTCAATTCCCCCGAATTCGTCTTCAACCACTGA
- the ligA gene encoding NAD-dependent DNA ligase LigA: MVSGAAAEIARLREQIRHHDRCYHVAARPEISDRDYDILVARLQRLEAEHPQLVTADSPTQRVGGEPVPGLVAVRHRAPMLSIDNTYDAADLLAWGKRVEKLLATDNAGPTDVTWVLELKIDGVAVALRYDAGLLTRAATRGNGSVGDDITHNVRTIHGVPLRLARADPPESVEIRGEVYMANSDLVTLNQAQAARGEQPYANTRNVAAGSIRLLDPRECARRPLRFLCHGVGDATGLGVDCQTGLLAWAVAGGLPVAPQTRSFRSLEALVEHGTALIEELHTLDFEVDGFVVKVDDFAQQRRLGATAKSPRWAIAWKFEKFEATTTLAAIRVQVGRGGAVTPVADLEPVELAGTIVRRASLHNADEVARKDVRVGDVLVVEKAGKVIPHVVRVEKHLRRGDPPPWVPPSECPECGTALVRDPDGVFIRCPDLACPARVRERLRFFASRGAMDIEGLGDKLVEQLVATGLVRDCADLYDLTVAQLEPLERMGRKSAENLVGQIAASKERGLARLLNAVGIRHVGPRVASLLAARFGTIARLQAAGAEELAAVEEIGPVIAATVHEWMTGDHGRETIAALAAHGVKLDEPAAGRPAASGPLAGKVLVVTGKLVGLSRDEAEAAIERAGGRATASVSKKTDYLVAGADPGSKLDKARKLGVAVLSEAEFLALLGPSRPPAHA; the protein is encoded by the coding sequence ATCGTGAGCGGCGCGGCAGCCGAGATCGCCCGGCTCCGCGAGCAGATCCGCCACCACGACCGCTGCTACCACGTCGCCGCCCGGCCGGAGATCTCCGACCGCGACTACGACATCCTCGTCGCCCGCCTCCAGCGCCTCGAGGCCGAGCATCCGCAGCTCGTCACCGCCGACAGCCCGACCCAGCGAGTCGGTGGCGAGCCGGTGCCCGGGCTCGTCGCCGTCCGGCACCGGGCGCCGATGCTGTCGATCGACAACACATACGATGCCGCCGACCTGCTCGCCTGGGGAAAGCGCGTCGAGAAGCTGCTCGCCACCGACAACGCCGGACCCACCGACGTGACCTGGGTCCTGGAGCTGAAGATCGACGGGGTCGCCGTCGCCCTCCGCTACGACGCGGGCCTGCTCACCCGGGCGGCCACCCGCGGCAACGGCTCCGTCGGCGACGACATCACCCACAACGTCCGCACGATCCACGGGGTGCCGCTGCGCCTCGCCAGGGCCGATCCTCCGGAGTCGGTCGAGATCCGCGGCGAGGTCTACATGGCCAACTCCGACCTGGTGACGCTCAACCAGGCCCAGGCCGCACGTGGCGAGCAGCCCTACGCCAACACGCGGAACGTCGCCGCCGGGAGCATCCGCCTCCTCGACCCACGCGAGTGCGCCCGGCGGCCGCTCCGCTTCCTGTGCCACGGCGTCGGCGACGCCACCGGCCTCGGCGTCGACTGCCAGACCGGCCTCTTGGCCTGGGCCGTTGCCGGCGGACTGCCGGTGGCGCCGCAGACGCGCTCGTTCCGTTCGCTCGAGGCGCTCGTCGAGCATGGCACGGCGCTGATCGAGGAGCTGCACACGCTCGACTTCGAGGTCGACGGGTTCGTCGTCAAGGTCGACGACTTCGCGCAGCAGCGCCGCCTCGGCGCCACCGCCAAGAGCCCGCGCTGGGCGATCGCCTGGAAGTTCGAGAAGTTCGAGGCGACGACGACCCTGGCCGCGATCCGCGTCCAGGTCGGCCGCGGCGGCGCCGTCACGCCCGTCGCCGACCTCGAGCCGGTCGAGCTGGCGGGCACGATCGTGCGCCGTGCCAGCCTCCACAACGCCGACGAGGTGGCCCGCAAGGACGTCCGCGTCGGCGACGTGCTGGTCGTCGAGAAGGCGGGCAAGGTGATTCCCCACGTGGTCCGTGTCGAGAAGCACCTCCGCCGCGGCGATCCGCCCCCGTGGGTGCCGCCGAGCGAGTGCCCCGAATGCGGCACGGCGCTCGTCCGCGACCCCGACGGCGTGTTCATCCGCTGCCCCGACCTCGCCTGCCCGGCACGGGTCCGCGAGCGGCTGCGGTTCTTCGCCTCGCGCGGCGCGATGGACATCGAGGGGCTGGGGGACAAGCTCGTCGAGCAGCTCGTCGCCACCGGCCTGGTCCGCGACTGTGCCGACCTCTACGACCTCACCGTTGCACAACTCGAGCCGCTCGAGCGGATGGGGCGGAAGTCGGCCGAGAATCTGGTCGGGCAGATTGCCGCCAGCAAGGAGCGCGGCCTGGCACGGCTCCTCAACGCCGTCGGTATCCGCCACGTCGGCCCGCGCGTCGCCAGCCTGCTGGCCGCCCGGTTCGGCACGATCGCACGGCTCCAGGCGGCGGGCGCCGAGGAGCTGGCGGCGGTCGAGGAGATCGGCCCGGTGATCGCCGCCACGGTCCACGAGTGGATGACCGGTGACCACGGGCGAGAGACGATCGCGGCGCTGGCGGCCCATGGCGTGAAACTCGACGAACCGGCCGCGGGACGGCCGGCCGCGTCGGGCCCACTGGCGGGCAAGGTGCTGGTCGTCACCGGCAAGCTCGTGGGGCTGTCACGCGACGAAGCCGAGGCGGCGATCGAGCGGGCCGGTGGCCGGGCGACGGCGAGCGTCTCGAAGAAGACCGACTACCTCGTCGCCGGCGCCGATCCGGGCAGCAAGCTCGACAAGGCGCGGAAGCTCGGCGTCGCCGTGCTGTCGGAAGCCGAGTTCCTCGCCTTGCTCGGGCCGTCCCGGCCTCCGGCACATGCATGA